The sequence GCACGCGAGCGCAGTTTCCAAGAACGCAAAGACCGACGCCAGTGCAATCGTCAAATCGGATATCAAGACCTCAACCGAACGAtcccaagaaagaaaagcaacAAGTGAATTGGTGTTCACAAGAACCATGAAGCAACAAGACTCGCAGAAAGTAGAGTACGGCGCTGGCAAGTGATCAAGAACCCTATATTTCATCAAGAGGCCCTATACGTGGCTGGCAGTGCTGTTCGGGGTGTAACAGGCAacgatgggggaaaacaGCAGTcacaaaaagcaaagggTAGACGAGTCCAAAAAAAGCATGTGAAACGACGCGATATGTCCGAGCAGCCCCACAAGCagagggcgaagaagagggaaCAGGCAAAACGCTGAAATAAACATAGAGTACATTAGGATCGGGGAAAATAACAAGCAATGAAAGGACACACGCAGAGCTCCGTGTCCATTGCAAGACCTAACCCTGATTTGGCCTCGAGGGTATGAGGACAGACACCCAGCGAGCATCCGATTTGCGCGCTGTCTGGGTGATCATATTATAGCGGCTCGAGAGCCACGATGAACAAGGCCTGTGGAAAGAGATCCAAAGTATGCCCAGCCAAATCACAAACAGATTCTCAACGGATGGAAAATGCTCCGTAAATCCCGGGAATTCAAAGATGCGCCTGGTCTCCAACATATTCAAAGCACGCGTAAGAAGGAAAATAGAGAGCAAAGAGGAACAACGGGCGTGACACAGGTAGCTGGGAGGCTGGGATCAGGCCGCGGCCCCCTTCTGGCGCTTAGGCACTCGAGGGCTGGCCTTGACTTTGCCTGCATTGGGAGGGGCAGTGCCGTTGACTTCACCCCCAGGCCCACCATCCTCAGCCTCCATCTTGACAGTGCTCGCACGCCGCCGCTTGTTCCCGCCAATGTTGGGGCTATTGGTAACTGCAGCTGGAGACGGCTGTACGGCACCCTGCATACCAGGAGGACCAGCTAGATGGCTCTGAGCAGGACTTGCATGGCCCGAGCCGCTCAGGTGAGGCGAGCCCTGAGAACCCGGTAACCCAAGGTGAGCCATTGCCGGGGAGGCAAACTGCGTGGGGCCACCCATACTGGGGTTCCTGGCATTGGGAACCTGCTGCATCCCGGGATTCATCGGTGCCACAAAGCCAGTGTTGGGATTCTGCGGTGGTAGAGAAGCTACCAAATTATGCAGAGCTTCAGGGGGCGAGAACTGAGGATGCTGATGCGAGTACTGGAAAAGCATTTGCATCTGCGAGATAGTCTCGGCGACCTCCAGGAAACCCATGACAGATGTTGGCACGCCATTGGACGTGACCATGGACTCTGGCAGTGTGGGTTGCGTTGGTTGCTTCTGAGCTCGCTTGGCTGAGTTCTTGGAAACTTTCGGACTTTGCTTCTGCTCTGAAAGCTCCAAAGACTGAAGCATACTGCGCGGAATGAATTCATTGTGATTCGTGACTGTGATGTCCAGCATCTCAATCTTGTTCGCCACATCGAAGTGAGCACGGAGTTGGCCACGAGTGAAAAGCTGGAAGAATGTATTAGCTGCTATCATGAGAATTTCCCTACGCTGTGGCGTGGAAGCTCCATACCTGACAATCGTTCGTGAACCAGTAGATGAATGAGGTCCGCGCGCTCTCAACCATGTGCCCGCCCTGAGGCATGTCCCGTTCTCGAGCCCCCTCTACTACCATTTGAATCTGACTAATACCGCTAGTGTATTGAGTCATGTAGTATCGTGCCAGGGCGGGTGTTGATATTTCGAACTGTTTGGACCCGACTTGAGGATTCCATACACCCTGCCGCAAAACACCCCCGGGGGCGAAAAATTTGTCGACAAAAGACTGCCAATACAGGAGATCGTGTGCCTCACCACGGCTCTATGAATTGGTTAGTCGCGAAATTGGATACAAGCCAACTTAGGCAGGTAGATTTCCCATACCTGGAAACCGCTTAAATGCTCTGCATAGGCATGCAAGCTGAGGATGCTTGCTCCCTGGCGATTCATTCTTTGCTGCATCATCAAGGCGGCGTTCTGTTGCTGCTGGACTTTCAACTGGGCTTCTTGAGCAGTCATCGGTTGTCCCGGCTGTGGGCCTTGCTGGCCAGGCATACCGTGCTGGGGTGGTCCGTGTGGACCCGGGTGACCTGGCTGAGGTCCTGGTTGCGATGTTTGCGGCAGCTGCTGCGGCTGTGGATTGGGCGTGGCCTGGGCCTGCTGTGGTCCTCCTTGGGGCTGTTGAGGTTGATTTGCGGGAGGCTGAGCAGTTTGGTTTGGTTGAGGAGTCCCGTTCTGCTGTGGTGGGCCGTGTTGAGATTGAGGGGTGGCACCTTGGGCTTCATGCATGTTCGGAGGCTGCGCTGAGCCACGCTGCGGTGTGTGTTGGCCCCCCTGGGCATTGTTGGCTTGTGCCTGTGCCTGTGCCTGGGCCTGGGCCTGAGCCTGAGCTTGTGCCTGTGCCTGTgcttgagcttgagcctGGGCCTGCTGCTGCGCTTGATGTGCCTGGGCCTGCTGCAGTGCAAAgagctgttgctgctgctgctggaggTTGGGGGGTTGACCATGAGAGACCTGCTGTTGGAGATGCATCATGGCATTGACAGGTCGCATGCCACCAGGATTTCCTTGCATCGCAGCCAACTGGGCAGCACTCACGCCTTGAGTGCCGTTAGGTAGAGATACAGGCATTCCATGTTGCTGCTGTGCCTGCTGTTGTGCCTGTTGTGCCTGTGcctgctgctgttgctggatTATCATGCGTTGTCGGAGGTATTGctgatgttgttgttgctgatGAAGTAACTGGGGATTATTTGCGACTGTCAAAAGCCTCACGTCAGTAAGCGCATACAATCTATGAGGAAGGATGGCCGTCGAAGACACTCATAAAAGATGAAAGGCCACGCGAATCTTGACTTGGGCAGCTGTCTGCGATGCTTGCGGTATGACAAATCATATGGAGAGAAAGCCCAACGACCGGTTGAGGAAAGTACTCACAGTTTTGCGGGAACGCTTGCTGTTGGAACATGTGCGCCTGTGTCGGGGTCAAATGGGAAAGAGCGTGGGCATTTGGCATTGGTCCACCGGGACCCGCGGTCCCAGCGCCTGGCGGCATTCCACCCATCATGGGTCCTGCTTGGCTCACTTGAGGTCCTCCTGGGCCGGAGACCCCAGGGTGCATTTGCTGAACCATAGCTGGTCCTGGGTGTCCAGCGTTGGGATGTTGGGCGGCCATTGGGTGATGGCCGGGGGGAATTCCATGCGGCGGCATGCCTTGATGGGCAGGAAACGATTGCGCCATCATCATTGCTTAACAGGCGGAGATCACCGCAGAGTTGTCCCTTCGAGCGCGTGAAGTTGCGACCGCAGCGATAGCGCAACTCAAGCTGGCAACTCAAAAGGCTAGCGCGCCTGGGAGAGAGTTCTCAATGACAGAATTCCGTCGGTCGGTCGGTCACGGTGCGGCGTTTTTTGGTTGTGAAAAGACGCGAGAGCGCAACGCATCGAATTTCGATTCAACCCCAGTTGTATACCTGTTCCACCTGGAGAAAGGATCTTGTATGGCCTGAAGGCTGGTGTCAGTGAATGGGTCGATGGCGTGGATCTTAGCACCCGCTTTAGTTACGTGAGGTctggggagaagaggggacGGAAGTCAAGACTGGGACGAGATCGATCAATAGGGAGGCGTGGAGGGGCTGGGCTGATATCGACGGGCTGGACCGGACGATCCTCAAAGGGTCTGGAAAGGAATCCGACAGTGTTGAAAGTCACCACGTACAATTCTCGCAGGTTACGGTCGGCCAAGAACGAAGTGGTTAAAGGGGACGGCTATCGCGAGCGCCCGTACGGTCAGGGAATGAGGGTGATCGCCCGGTGGGAGCGAAGATGAAACTGGGGACGGAGACTCCGGCTCCGAGGGTAGAGGATGTAACCGACCAGTTGAATGTCACGATGAGCGGTAACAAAGCCACTCAAGGGCCGTCCAACTCAGATGGATGCTCAAGGAGACAAGCCTCGTTAATTTCAGGACTTTGATCGGGTTATCAGTCACGAAAGCGCTCTTCATCGACACCTCGGGCGGGTTTTTTCGCGCGTCTTTGGGCCAGTGATGGCAATACTCTCACGCTAGCCTCATTGGGATATCACGTGATAGATGTGTATTTCAggcgctttttttttctctccctcttgaAATTGTTCATGATCTTGAGAATCACTATCTCAATCTTCTAGACAGACGTCTTCGGCTCCATACCATAATGACGGTTGGAGCCCAACAGCCTGGCGAAAAGATGACGGTGTGAAATCAAGCGTTACCATCACCCATCAGTTGCAGGCTCGCAAAAATACCAATTGGTAAGTCTCTCGTAGATCCTCTGCCTTTCCCCCCGGTTCAAGGATGACAACCCATCTTTACTTCTTTACCCACCAAATCGACCATGACGAGAGAGTTCGGACCTTCCCTTCCCGGTTGGTCTGCTACTTGCCAGTATATTTTGTCTGAGAACCAATTTCCAACTTGATCGAGTTGAGACTACAAAACTTGTCGAATATGTGTGCTAACCGAAGCGTTGCCCACAGTTTCTGTTTCCGCCAAGCTTTGGACGAGTCCATCGCTAGCATTTGAGATCTTAGATTTTCGTCTTATAACTAGCCTAATGTCTACCGACGTCTCGTTTTTTACATCCATTTACAATTTTCATCGACTCGTAGCCGTGCTTGTTCTCAGATTCAATCCTGACATATTCCGTTTCTGCCCTAGATCACATCTCTCGTTTGGATAGATTGGGGAAATGTAGGATATTAGAATTCCCCTATCTCGATCATTAAATAACTACCTTCGACCTATGCGCATCCCATCACCTGTAGCTTGCTTCTTATGACTATCTCCAAATTAGTAGGAACGGCTGAGAACCGTTTGTTCCTTGGAATGCGGACAACAACTGGTACGTACGCCAGCGCGGCCGCCAGAAATGCTGACGTCCCGTTATACCTACAAAGACTATGATCAAGCCACAGCTAGTTTCCTTCTGCATCTCGCCCTGCTGAGTACCTTTGCTAGGCAGGTGGTTCTGCGTTCTTCAAGAAGACATGTGCAGACTCTCGATGTCACTGACAACATTGACAAATTAGGTTCCGCTATCCATGAGCTGCACGAGCCAAGTTACTTTGAAAGTGTATTTTGTCAAAAAAATTGATTCCTAGTGCCCAGTATCCACTGTCAACCTTAGTCTTACTACTATGATGACTATGCACTATGCATTATACACATTATTGACCTATAGATTTCCGCACTCAGGATTGCCTGAAGAAGTTCTGTCGCAATCCGTCCTCTTCAGTGCCACCTGCTGAAGGAAACGGTCCAGATGCCAGGCCGATAAGAGTCACGTGATATATACGTTTCCTATCGCAGGAGGAAGAAGTTGCTCCTTCGAAAGGTGCATCGACGTTTGCTGGAGTGAGTGATATTGCCCGATGCCCCGGATGAATCCGTCAATACCTCAGGTATGGCGATCCATCGCACGCCCATGCCGCTTTGTCGCGCGTCGTCGGCACCCCGTCTATGTGCGACACTTTCATTTATCCCGCCAGTGGCTCTCGGCACCACCCAACGACCCGCGAAACGAAACAACACCCATACCggaaattgaagatgtgGTAGACAATACTCCGTCATCTAACGAGAATGTGAATGACATTTCCTCCGATGCGTCACCTCCCACTCTCGGAAGATCTGGGAGGCCGATGTCAAGACCTTATGGATCTGCCGTTCGGAGAGCCTTGAGAAATAGGCAATCCGatcagcaacaacagcaacaccAAAAAGGATCAGTTGTGGCAACGATTCCCGACTGGTTTCGAGACCATAATGTTATCATCTCTGACCCCCCGGCTCGTTCGGGACATGCGCGACCTCGATTCAATGTTGTGATTCGTGACACAGAGGCAAATTCAAAGTCAGATGGGGGATCCAAAGAACATATGGCGTCTGGTGGCCGCGGCGATGATCCCTCGGCAGCGGGAGGTCCCAGTGAATCCGAGCCTCGATATGCGCTGGCAGAGGCAATCTGGGACGAATTGGTAGTATCCGCCAAGGCGGGCCTCAGACTTCCGCCGGTTGAGTACGCAGGTGAACCGCCGGCCAAGAAGGCACACTTGGTGCTACAGTTTCCCGGGCCGGATGGGATCAATTTCTTAGACGCAGTGGTGCAGAAGATGGCTAATCAGCTTCATGCTGACTTGGTGACACTCAATGCGCAGGATATTGCTCAGCTTCTCAGCGAACAAGATCTTGCTGAGGCTGGCGCGACGTCCGCCATTCGCTCCCTGGGCTACGAGGTTTACCAGCCTCCAGCCACCGCCTGGCCCGAACCCAGCGAGGGCGAGATAGAggctgatgatgatatgaCAGAATTTACGACTGCGCAAGGGATTCGTCCAGAAGTGAGTACTCCGCGGTTTATCACAATTGAAGCCAGTCGAGACTCGGGCGATGTCCCGCTGCCGAATTGGCTGGGACTGAAGTCGCTTGTGGCTTCGATCAATGGGCAATCGGACCACGAAGCTGGAGGGATGCGAGGATCTGGGCAGCGCACGGAGGCACGGTGGGTTCGTCTTCTCAATGAGGTACTCTTGTCGGCCAGTCAATCCAGGATTCCATCCCAGCCCGTATCTGAGGCATCATCAGAAACGTCTGTAACAGAGACCGAAACCAAGAAGCCTGTTTTGTCGCGCGACTTGATTGTGCACGTTCAAGACTACCGGGATATTCAAAGCTCGAGAGAGGGTGCCAGAGTCATATCGCTTCTCCAAAAAGTCATCCAAGATCATCGACGTGCAGGCTCAAGGGTGCTTCTAGTCGGCAGTATGTCACAGGACTTGCTTCTTTCGGCGCCTCAAGACGGCTCCAGGATGCTACAACACGTGGTCGATGATAGCTTCTCCAAGACGTTGGTGGTCATCCCCGCC comes from Penicillium oxalicum strain HP7-1 chromosome I, whole genome shotgun sequence and encodes:
- a CDS encoding Transcriptional activator ptaB, giving the protein MMAQSFPAHQGMPPHGIPPGHHPMAAQHPNAGHPGPAMVQQMHPGVSGPGGPQVSQAGPMMGGMPPGAGTAGPGGPMPNAHALSHLTPTQAHMFQQQAFPQNFANNPQLLHQQQQHQQYLRQRMIIQQQQQAQAQQAQQQAQQQHGMPVSLPNGTQGVSAAQLAAMQGNPGGMRPVNAMMHLQQQVSHGQPPNLQQQQQQLFALQQAQAHQAQQQAQAQAQAQAQAQAQAQAQAQAQAQAQANNAQGGQHTPQRGSAQPPNMHEAQGATPQSQHGPPQQNGTPQPNQTAQPPANQPQQPQGGPQQAQATPNPQPQQLPQTSQPGPQPGHPGPHGPPQHGMPGQQGPQPGQPMTAQEAQLKVQQQQNAALMMQQRMNRQGASILSLHAYAEHLSGFQSRGEAHDLLYWQSFVDKFFAPGGVLRQGVWNPQVGSKQFEISTPALARYYMTQYTSGISQIQMVVEGARERDMPQGGHMVESARTSFIYWFTNDCQLFTRGQLRAHFDVANKIEMLDITVTNHNEFIPRSMLQSLELSEQKQSPKVSKNSAKRAQKQPTQPTLPESMVTSNGVPTSVMGFLEVAETISQMQMLFQYSHQHPQFSPPEALHNLVASLPPQNPNTGFVAPMNPGMQQVPNARNPSMGGPTQFASPAMAHLGLPGSQGSPHLSGSGHASPAQSHLAGPPGMQGAVQPSPAAVTNSPNIGGNKRRRASTVKMEAEDGGPGGEVNGTAPPNAGKVKASPRVPKRQKGAAA